From a region of the Rhinopithecus roxellana isolate Shanxi Qingling chromosome 8, ASM756505v1, whole genome shotgun sequence genome:
- the LOC104669599 gene encoding forkhead box protein E3-like: MEPIILKAVALAERLLSGSRPGSPLRGPHSRADRGASQDSGYHSCRGRRLVHARLLKPPPPPLPPHILPARPGPCSVRPATNGRRVLASQQPIAGGAATPHTPLSWKATRHPRPAAPAPPPASAQATPPPTPQAEKQEAGDHKAQEQTLSLLRPPQVPPTCGLAFKRAP, from the coding sequence ATGGAACCGATAATCCTAAAGGCTGTGGCGCTGGCTGAGAGGCTCCTCAGTGGCTCGCGTCCTGGCAGCCCTCTCCGAGGGCCCCACAGCCGCGCGGACAGGGGCGCTTCACAGGACTCCGGGTACCACAGCTGCCGCGGCCGCCGGCTCGTCCACGCCCGCCTCCTgaagccgccgccgccgccactgcCACCCCATATCCTCCCCGCCCGCCCGGGGCCTTGCTCCGTGAGGCCAGCGACCAACGGCCGCCGCGTACTCGCCTCTCAACAGCCAATCGCCGGCGGGGCCGCGACACCTCACACACCGCTGAGCTGGAAAGCGACGCGTCACCCACGTCCCGCGGCGCCCGCACCCCCACCAGCCTCCGCACAGGCCACGCCCCCTCCGACGCCGCAGGCGGagaagcaggaggcaggagacCACAAAGCGCAGGAGCAGACGCTGTCGCTGCTCCGCCCGCCCCAGGTCCCGCCCACTTGCGGGCTAGCGTTCAAAAGAGCCCCGTGA